A genomic stretch from Styela clava chromosome 5, kaStyClav1.hap1.2, whole genome shotgun sequence includes:
- the LOC120344849 gene encoding uncharacterized protein LOC120344849, whose translation MTMIKLILFVFVLIFCQDTECSSQCGKQSLRTNYGLERTFNSLKLDTPSSCKYRIKVPKGLHVKLTFSEYDSDPCCSDFKIYDATLRPFRWKPSQVLALPITNSRSMESPVEVVYKTDVLGIKHDITVPGDTEITFAYEAVVPSDGDCGFTTNADVKSKVIRSPGFPRRVSMSGLDCNWKIKSKPGRAIVLTFTGFGIQRVLDYVEIRDGDEMLGKHDGRLDKSNPIEYTAYSGQMNIRFFTSTSYSNGFKAAYKEIQVNETLVDDSSSTSPVGEGDLKCHRRERMKNMGRAMTDRHTSSTCSVGQVCGRMEMEGETYGMKIWNENANCIPANLCSDSNCSLQPTPPEVTVTSCKLSCCSTNMCNVSPDGPAVPPGEGVSPVSPIDTSDFIKCDVTSEMTYEDGSKGASSSDKPCTADSICALYKFEGSHKDGPSKGKPVTGYAATCALRSECNREACNHIQEAGFIDITSCAVSCCDTDYCNSGSSPVPPLHPDGRPSPIPAGLQCEQSSDVYAGDRSVSGRSGGYSCPGNTVCALYTFSGTATQLDGSIIPASGYSAKCAPKSACHRESCDQLYEATQMTFTSCDVSCCETDRCNKPPSPPLTPPTIPPSSGSIDGVTECYEILSSKAGSIQVLNNKKASKCAVPNSSCLRIEAVTASPGGMKADVVYGTCVPTIACESMDCSALGSAMAGMTLESCKTSCCGSNLCNGESESPDSETTLNAGGDNDETETGTKCFDLLQVEAPGIELPGGKKTKTTCDSGSQCLKIVAVATHDLVPSMQVTTTYGSCIPSIACDYMNCDSLPSSMPNVTITSCDVSCCSDDFCNS comes from the exons ATGACGATGATAAAATTGATACTTTTCGTATTTGTCTTGATTTTTTGTCAAGATACAGAATGctcat CTCAATGTGGGAAGCAGTCGTTGAGGACTAACTACGGGCTTGAAAGAACCTTCAACTCACTGAAGCTTGATACTCCATCGTCTTGCAAATACCGCATCAAAGTTCCGAAAGGATTACATGTTAAACTCACATTCAGCGAATACGATTCAGACCCTTGCTGTTCAGATTTCAAG atttatgaTGCCACACTGAGGCCATTCAGATGGAAACCATCACAGGTTCTAGCGTTACCAATTACTAACTCTCGCTCAATGGAGTCGCCTGTTGAAGTCGTGTACAAAACTGATGTGTTGGGAATAAAGCACGACATCACAGTTCCTGGGGACACAGAGATTACATTCGCCTACGAAGCAGTTGTACCAAGTG ATGGAGACTGTGGATTCACAACAAACGCTGATGTTAAATCAAAAGTCATTCGGTCACCAGGATTTCCTAGACGTGTTTCAATGAGTGGATTGGATTGCAATTGGAAAATTAAGTCAAAGCCTGGCAGAGCTATAGTTCTAACATTTACTGGATTTGGAATACAAAGAGTTCTCGACTACGTAGAg ATTAGGGACGGTGATGAAATGCTAGGAAAGCATGATGGTCGGCTGGATAAGTCGAACCCGATTGAATATACAGCATATAGCGGACAAATGAATATTCGCTTCTTCACGTCAACATCGTATTCTAATGGGTTCAAGGCGGCATATAAAGAGATTCAGG TAAACGAGACACTCGTGGACGACAGTTCGTCAACTTCTCCAGTAGGGGAAG GGGATCTGAAATGTCACCGAAGAGAGCGAATGAAGAATATGGGAAGAGCCATGACAGACCGTCACACCTCCAGTACATGTTCTGTTGGACAAGTCTGTGGACGAATGGAAATGGAAGGCGAAACCTATGGAATGAAAA TTTGGAATGAAAACGCAAATTGTATTCCTGCCAACTTGTGCAGTGACAGTAATTGCAGTTTACAACCAACACCACCAGAAGTAACTGTGACATCATGTAAACTGTCTTGTTGTTCTACTAACATGTGCAACGTGTCTCCGGATGGACCAGCCGTTCCCCCAGGAGAAG GTGTTTCTCCAGTATCACCCATCGATACATCCGACT TCATCAAATGCGACGTGACATCAGAAATGACGTATGAAGATGGATCAAAAGGAGCGTCTTCGTCGGATAAGCCTTGTACTGCCGACTCTATATGTGCTCTGTATAAATTCGAAGGAAGTCACAAAGACGGACCTTCCAAGGGAAAACCAG TGACCGGCTATGCAGCAACTTGCGCTCTTCGCTCAGAATGCAACCGTGAGGCATGTAATCATATTCAAGAAGCAGGCTTTATCGATATAACATCATGCGCAGTTTCATGCTGTGATACCGATTATTGCAACAGTGGAAGTTCACCGG TACCGCCCCTGCATCCAGACGGAAGACCCAGTCCTATACCCGCAG GTCTGCAATGTGAACAGAGTTCTGATGTATATGCGGGAGATAGGAGCGTGTCGGGAAGATCGGGTGGTTACTCATGTCCTGGTAATACTGTCTGTGCCCTATATACTTTCTCGGGAACAGCAACTCAGTTGGATGGGTCTATAATTCCGG CAAGCGGATATTCTGCGAAGTGCGCTCCCAAATCTGCATGTCATCGTGAATCATGCGACCAATTATATGAAGCTACGCAGATGACATTTACTTCATGTGATGTTTCGTGTTGTGAAACTGACCGATGCAACAAACCTCCTTCTCCACCACTGACTCCTCCCACCATACCACCGTCTAGTGGTAGTATCG ATGGTGTCACGGAATGCTATGAAATTCTATCTTCGAAAGCTGGTAGCATACAAGTTCTCAACAACAAAAAAGCCTCTAAATGTGCTGTTCCTAATTCCAGTTGTCTTCGTATAGAAGCTGTTACAGCGAGTCCCGGAGGAATGAAAG CCGATGTGGTCTACGGGACATGTGTACCAACAATTGCATGTGAATCTATGGACTGCTCTGCTTTGGGTAGTGCGATGGCGGGTATGACATTGGAATCTTGCAAAACTTCGTGTTGTGGCTCAAATCTTTGCAACGGAGAATCGGAATCACCAG ATTCCGAAACAACTCTCAATGCTGGAGGCGATAATGACGAAACCGAAACAG GAACAAAATGTTTCGACCTTCTCCAGGTGGAGGCACCAGGCATTGAACTTCCAGGaggaaagaaaacaaaaactaCTTGTGATTCTGGTTCGCAATGTTTAAAAATTGTCGCAGTTGCTACTCACGATCTTGTGCCATCTATGCAAG TAACAACTACCTACGGATCCTGCATTCCAAGTATCGCATGTGACTACATGAACTGTGATTCTCTCCCATCATCAATGCCTAACGTTACTATTACTTCATGTGATGTCTCATGCTGCTCCGACGACTTCTGCAACAGTTAA